A window of Zavarzinella sp. contains these coding sequences:
- the rpsR gene encoding 30S ribosomal protein S18, whose amino-acid sequence MAKKGRNRCKFCTKEGCPRPAFVDYKDVVTLRKLISNQGKILGRKRTGTCAPFQRALSAAIKRARFMALLPYVGE is encoded by the coding sequence TTGGCGAAAAAGGGTCGTAATCGTTGCAAGTTCTGCACCAAAGAAGGCTGCCCACGGCCAGCCTTTGTCGATTATAAAGATGTTGTGACCTTGCGGAAATTGATCAGCAACCAGGGTAAAATTCTGGGCCGCAAACGAACAGGCACCTGTGCTCCGTTCCAACGTGCACTTTCTGCTGCAATCAAGCGAGCCCGCTTTATGGCTCTGCTGCCATACGTCGGCGAATAA
- a CDS encoding beta-propeller fold lactonase family protein: MSLFLTTACQAKTYVFISLSADKQLLLARLEAGKLHEIKRYPLEGAPGAITFDPKHQVGFVSIRSNDTISSFRFDATTEKLTPINSVTLEKGANATHLATDHTGKWLISASYSGGTVVVHGINEGKLISPASDSHKTARTAHFVHVSADNRFVMVPHVGTNSVHLFQFDALKGKLTPTGMGAGGKEKAGPRHLAFLPNHPDVAFTSDEIGNSITRYDVKADEKGILKMTPKETLSTLPADFTGKNTTAEVKVHPNGKFVWVSNRGHDSLAGFAISPTGLKSIGQTPTEKTPRSFAITPDGKYLLSGGEGNGKMAIYSINSTSGELKKLESIGMGKSISWIAIGDWPDQK; this comes from the coding sequence TTGTCGCTATTTCTTACAACTGCTTGCCAGGCAAAGACTTACGTCTTTATTTCACTTTCTGCAGATAAACAACTGCTGCTGGCCCGCCTGGAAGCAGGAAAACTGCATGAAATCAAACGCTATCCCTTGGAAGGGGCACCCGGTGCCATCACGTTTGATCCCAAACATCAGGTTGGTTTTGTGTCTATTCGCTCAAACGATACGATTTCCAGCTTTCGATTTGATGCCACAACTGAAAAATTAACGCCGATCAATAGTGTCACACTGGAAAAAGGTGCCAATGCGACGCACCTCGCAACAGATCATACAGGGAAATGGTTGATTTCTGCTTCCTATTCAGGTGGCACCGTGGTTGTGCACGGAATAAATGAAGGAAAACTCATTTCTCCTGCCAGCGATAGCCACAAAACAGCACGCACGGCACACTTTGTCCATGTGAGTGCGGATAATCGCTTCGTGATGGTGCCCCACGTGGGGACGAATTCGGTCCATCTGTTTCAATTTGATGCACTGAAGGGCAAATTGACCCCCACCGGCATGGGTGCAGGTGGCAAAGAGAAGGCAGGCCCACGCCATCTGGCATTTCTTCCCAACCACCCCGATGTAGCATTTACTTCCGATGAGATCGGCAACAGTATTACACGGTATGACGTCAAAGCCGATGAGAAGGGCATCTTGAAAATGACACCCAAAGAAACGCTGTCGACACTGCCAGCCGATTTCACGGGCAAAAACACCACGGCGGAGGTAAAAGTGCACCCCAATGGCAAGTTTGTCTGGGTTTCGAATCGTGGGCACGATAGCCTGGCTGGTTTTGCCATTTCGCCCACTGGGTTGAAATCGATCGGACAGACACCCACCGAAAAGACACCACGATCGTTTGCAATTACCCCAGATGGCAAATATCTGCTTTCAGGTGGGGAAGGAAACGGCAAAATGGCCATCTATTCGATTAACTCCACAAGTGGGGAGTTGAAGAAACTCGAATCGATTGGAATGGGGAAAAGTATTTCGTGGATTGCGATCGGTGATTGGCCCGACCAGAAATAA
- a CDS encoding SPFH domain-containing protein: MGLLDKLRGEFIDIIEWTEPNDSQILCYRFPRYNNEIKNGAKLIVREGQAAVFIKEGQLADVMMPGMYTLDTRNMPILSTILGWKYGFESPFKCEVYFVSTKQWTDQKWGTQNPIMLRDPEFGPIRVRAFGSYAFRVADPGLFLKQLVATDPSFEAYEITNQLRNAIVSRFVDVIGQAKMPILDLAGNYEKISTIANEKIAPAMQGMGLTVTQFYVENISLPPDVEEMLDKRSSMAVLGDMNQYTRFQTANAIGDAANNPGGMAGLGAGMGAGMGMAGAMMHSMAPAAQGGAPAGPPPLPATVQFFVGLNGMQQGPFDLATLSGKIRAGEITRATLVWRAGMPNWLPAENVPELQQLFGSSPPPLPPG; the protein is encoded by the coding sequence ATGGGTCTTCTCGACAAACTTCGTGGCGAATTCATCGATATTATCGAATGGACAGAGCCGAATGACAGCCAGATTCTGTGTTACCGCTTCCCACGGTACAACAACGAAATTAAAAATGGTGCCAAACTGATTGTGCGGGAAGGTCAGGCGGCCGTTTTCATCAAAGAAGGCCAGCTTGCCGATGTCATGATGCCTGGCATGTATACGCTGGATACCCGCAACATGCCCATCCTGTCCACCATTCTGGGCTGGAAGTACGGATTTGAATCACCATTTAAGTGCGAAGTGTACTTCGTTTCCACCAAACAGTGGACCGACCAGAAGTGGGGCACGCAAAACCCGATTATGCTGCGGGACCCCGAATTCGGCCCTATCCGTGTGCGTGCGTTTGGCTCGTATGCCTTCCGTGTGGCGGACCCCGGGTTGTTCCTGAAGCAACTCGTGGCCACTGATCCTTCATTTGAGGCCTACGAAATCACCAACCAGCTCCGTAACGCGATTGTTTCGCGATTTGTGGATGTCATTGGTCAGGCAAAGATGCCCATTCTGGATCTGGCGGGCAATTACGAGAAAATCAGCACCATTGCTAATGAAAAAATTGCACCCGCAATGCAGGGAATGGGCCTGACCGTTACCCAATTCTATGTGGAAAATATTTCTCTCCCGCCTGATGTGGAAGAAATGCTCGATAAACGTTCCAGCATGGCGGTGCTGGGCGATATGAACCAGTACACCCGCTTCCAGACCGCAAATGCCATTGGCGATGCCGCCAACAACCCCGGTGGGATGGCAGGTTTAGGTGCGGGAATGGGGGCAGGGATGGGCATGGCTGGTGCGATGATGCATTCCATGGCTCCTGCGGCCCAGGGTGGTGCACCTGCAGGTCCACCTCCGCTGCCGGCAACAGTTCAGTTCTTTGTGGGACTGAATGGGATGCAGCAGGGCCCGTTTGATCTGGCAACGCTCTCCGGCAAGATCCGTGCAGGCGAAATTACACGTGCAACGCTGGTCTGGCGTGCTGGAATGCCGAACTGGTTGCCAGCAGAAAATGTGCCAGAACTGCAACAGTTATTTGGTAGTAGTCCCCCACCACTGCCACCTGGATAG
- a CDS encoding ThuA domain-containing protein: MYRILFTVLLIASPAYSADKIKALIVDGQNNHNWRATTPILKKVLEESNLFTVDVATSPDKGKGIATFRPKFADYGVVISNYNGEPWSKETQSDFVKYVENGGGFVPVHAANNAFSNWPEYNAMIGVGGWGGRNEKSGPYIRLRDGTFVKDTTAGRGGSHGKQHEFVVEIRQPDHPIVAGLPKKWLHAQDELYDRLRGPAENVTVLATAFAAPGTGGSGEHEPMLMTISYGKGRVFHTTLGHADVAMKCVGFQTTLLRGAEWAATGKVTQKVPADFPTEKKTSAR; encoded by the coding sequence ATGTACCGAATTTTGTTCACTGTATTATTGATTGCTTCGCCAGCTTATTCGGCAGACAAGATCAAGGCATTGATCGTAGATGGCCAGAACAACCACAACTGGCGGGCGACCACACCCATCCTGAAAAAAGTGCTGGAAGAAAGCAATCTCTTCACCGTGGATGTGGCAACATCGCCAGATAAAGGCAAAGGTATCGCGACGTTTCGGCCCAAGTTTGCCGATTACGGCGTGGTTATTTCGAATTACAATGGCGAACCGTGGTCCAAAGAGACCCAGTCGGACTTTGTGAAGTATGTTGAAAACGGTGGTGGTTTTGTGCCAGTACATGCTGCCAACAATGCCTTTTCCAACTGGCCGGAATACAACGCAATGATCGGCGTTGGTGGCTGGGGTGGCCGCAATGAGAAATCCGGTCCTTACATTCGCCTGCGTGATGGCACCTTCGTGAAAGACACCACCGCAGGTCGAGGTGGCAGCCATGGCAAGCAACACGAATTTGTGGTAGAGATTCGCCAGCCGGATCACCCGATTGTGGCTGGCCTGCCGAAGAAATGGCTGCACGCTCAGGACGAACTGTACGATCGCCTGCGTGGGCCGGCAGAAAATGTCACAGTGCTGGCAACGGCATTTGCCGCACCTGGGACAGGTGGCAGTGGCGAACATGAACCGATGCTGATGACGATTTCTTACGGCAAAGGTCGGGTGTTCCATACCACGTTGGGTCATGCGGATGTGGCGATGAAGTGCGTCGGTTTCCAGACCACCTTGCTGCGGGGGGCAGAATGGGCTGCCACTGGGAAAGTAACACAGAAAGTGCCTGCTGATTTCCCCACCGAGAAGAAAACTTCTGCACGCTGA
- a CDS encoding beta-ketoacyl-ACP synthase III, with protein MQLLTSRKIHVRNTEKPTSVLVCGTGSRVPEQIIPNDWFAGRVETNDEWIRTRTGILERRFVSEGQSTTTMALDAARKALANSDLDAKDLDMIICATVTPDMMCPAVACQLQAQLECRNIPSFDVSAACTGFIYALSIAEQFIRSGAAQHILVVGSESLSRAMDLTDRNSCILFGDGAGAVILGASDVKDVGIHSVNVYADGTLGHLITVPSMHTKQISQGTRSDFLEMNGREVFKFAVRKMIELMQEGMEQCHAMGKQLDLVVPHQVNKRIIDAALEQNGFPADQVMVNLQYYGNTSAASVPIALDEAVTSGKAKPGDTLLLIAFGGGLTWGSSLITL; from the coding sequence ATGCAACTGTTAACTTCTAGGAAAATACACGTTCGGAATACAGAAAAACCCACCAGTGTGCTGGTCTGTGGTACTGGTTCAAGAGTTCCAGAACAAATAATCCCCAATGATTGGTTTGCTGGACGTGTTGAAACCAACGATGAATGGATTCGGACGAGGACGGGGATTCTGGAAAGACGCTTCGTTTCCGAAGGCCAATCCACCACCACCATGGCTCTGGATGCTGCACGGAAAGCCTTAGCCAATTCGGACTTAGATGCAAAAGACCTGGACATGATCATCTGTGCCACGGTCACACCCGATATGATGTGCCCTGCAGTAGCCTGCCAGTTGCAGGCACAACTCGAATGTCGGAATATTCCCTCATTCGACGTTTCCGCAGCTTGCACCGGCTTTATTTACGCACTGAGCATTGCCGAACAATTTATTCGTTCTGGTGCCGCCCAACATATTCTGGTGGTGGGCTCAGAATCACTTTCGCGGGCGATGGACCTTACCGATCGCAATAGTTGTATCCTCTTCGGCGACGGTGCCGGTGCTGTAATCCTGGGGGCATCCGACGTAAAAGACGTGGGGATCCATTCCGTAAATGTTTACGCAGACGGAACTTTGGGGCATTTAATCACCGTGCCCAGCATGCACACCAAGCAGATTTCTCAGGGTACGCGGTCTGATTTTCTGGAAATGAACGGCAGAGAAGTGTTTAAATTTGCCGTACGGAAAATGATTGAACTGATGCAGGAAGGCATGGAGCAGTGCCACGCGATGGGTAAGCAGCTTGATCTGGTTGTTCCTCACCAGGTGAACAAGCGGATTATTGACGCTGCACTGGAACAAAATGGCTTTCCTGCCGACCAGGTAATGGTGAATTTACAGTACTATGGCAATACCTCAGCCGCATCCGTGCCAATTGCCCTCGACGAAGCGGTAACATCCGGCAAAGCAAAACCTGGCGATACTTTACTGCTGATCGCTTTTGGAGGCGGCCTCACGTGGGGCTCCAGCCTGATTACCCTCTAA
- a CDS encoding VWA domain-containing protein — MSHLWNACQQAPRKFLIAIGLVSVVLSGCDEESKVGYAPASSEAREEMMLMNSTDQEDYQHYQENPFLEVSAEALSTFSSSVDTASYTNCRSKLNTGTLPPKDAVRIADFVNYFQYQYEGPKDNKPVRFHLEVAKCPWQSKHLLLRIGVQAKKIDPAELPARNLVFLIDTSGSMSEHNKLPLVINSLELLVNQLTAKDRVAIVTYAGNAGVVLPPTSGAEKDRIGQALQRLKAGGSTNGEGGIREAYSLAQQNYSPTSLNRVILATDGDFNVGITDRSQLVRLLEEKRKTGIYLTCLGYGMGNLKDTTLEQMSHHGNGFYAYIDNINEAKKVFVDQGGALVTVAKDVKLQVEFNPAHIAGYRLIGYENRLLRAEDFRNDAKDAGDMGSGHTCTALYELVPAGLTVPASKSPELKYQDKPKLSKSGLTNEMLTMRMRYKDPVSDAAQEIETSVKANQIEAAPSADFHCAAAAAGFGMLLRKSEFAGTADYDSVIAWATKSIVYDPGQHRSELIQLATIAKGLASKEEKLPPGK, encoded by the coding sequence ATGTCACATTTATGGAATGCATGTCAACAAGCACCTCGGAAATTCCTGATTGCAATTGGACTTGTATCAGTGGTGCTTTCAGGTTGTGATGAAGAATCGAAAGTTGGTTACGCCCCTGCTTCTTCTGAAGCACGCGAAGAAATGATGCTGATGAACAGCACAGACCAGGAAGACTATCAACACTATCAGGAAAATCCATTCCTCGAAGTATCTGCTGAAGCACTATCCACATTCTCTTCATCTGTTGATACTGCTTCTTACACAAACTGCAGAAGCAAACTGAATACTGGAACCCTTCCTCCCAAAGATGCGGTTCGTATTGCAGATTTTGTGAATTATTTTCAATATCAATATGAAGGACCAAAAGACAACAAACCAGTACGATTCCACCTGGAAGTAGCAAAGTGTCCCTGGCAAAGCAAGCATTTGCTGCTACGTATCGGTGTACAGGCGAAAAAGATTGATCCTGCAGAACTGCCAGCACGAAACCTGGTTTTCTTGATTGATACTTCTGGCTCCATGTCTGAGCATAATAAACTTCCATTAGTGATCAACTCACTTGAGTTGTTGGTGAATCAACTAACCGCAAAGGATCGTGTGGCGATTGTCACCTACGCGGGCAATGCAGGAGTTGTGCTGCCACCGACAAGTGGTGCGGAAAAAGATCGAATCGGACAGGCACTGCAGCGACTCAAAGCAGGCGGATCGACGAATGGCGAAGGTGGTATTCGGGAAGCCTATAGTCTGGCCCAGCAAAACTACTCACCTACTTCGTTGAACCGTGTGATTCTGGCGACCGATGGCGATTTCAATGTTGGAATTACCGACCGTTCACAACTGGTGCGGTTACTGGAAGAGAAACGGAAAACCGGCATCTACCTGACCTGTCTGGGCTATGGCATGGGGAATTTGAAAGATACAACTCTGGAACAAATGTCCCACCATGGCAACGGCTTCTATGCATACATCGATAATATCAATGAAGCGAAGAAAGTATTTGTTGATCAGGGCGGCGCGTTGGTAACTGTTGCGAAAGATGTGAAATTACAAGTGGAATTTAATCCTGCTCACATTGCTGGCTATCGGCTGATCGGGTATGAAAATCGGCTGCTGCGGGCAGAGGATTTTCGAAACGATGCGAAGGATGCAGGTGATATGGGCAGCGGGCATACATGCACTGCCCTCTATGAATTAGTGCCTGCCGGATTGACAGTGCCTGCTTCAAAATCACCTGAATTGAAATATCAGGATAAACCAAAGCTAAGCAAATCTGGTTTGACAAATGAAATGCTGACAATGCGGATGAGGTATAAAGATCCCGTTTCGGATGCAGCACAGGAAATTGAAACTTCTGTCAAAGCAAACCAAATTGAAGCCGCTCCTTCGGCAGATTTTCATTGTGCTGCTGCTGCCGCCGGTTTTGGTATGCTGTTGCGGAAATCAGAATTTGCAGGAACGGCAGATTATGATTCTGTAATTGCCTGGGCCACCAAGAGCATCGTTTACGATCCAGGCCAACATCGGAGTGAATTGATCCAACTTGCTACAATTGCGAAAGGTTTAGCATCGAAAGAAGAAAAACTTCCCCCTGGCAAATAA
- a CDS encoding DUF1080 domain-containing protein yields MKPLLFCCLTVACFPLCGASAEPTILFDGKSFAGWEGDTKTIWRIEDGMITAGSLDKVVARNEFLSTTKTYKDFELKVDFKIAGDKDKMNAGIQFRTKRIPNHHEVIGYQADIGQHYWGALYDESRRRKILAQPTKEVLEKAVKHGEWNEYTIRCEGKRVQLFLNGIPTVDYTEKEPDIDDSGVIALQVHGGAKVQVWYKNIRLSELK; encoded by the coding sequence ATGAAACCTCTCCTGTTCTGTTGCTTGACTGTGGCCTGTTTCCCGCTGTGTGGGGCAAGTGCCGAACCCACCATCCTGTTCGATGGCAAATCGTTTGCTGGCTGGGAAGGTGATACCAAAACCATCTGGCGAATCGAAGACGGCATGATTACCGCTGGTTCGCTGGATAAAGTGGTAGCCCGAAACGAGTTTCTGAGCACCACGAAAACGTACAAAGATTTTGAACTGAAAGTGGATTTCAAAATTGCTGGCGACAAAGACAAAATGAATGCGGGAATTCAGTTTCGCACGAAACGGATTCCGAACCACCATGAAGTGATTGGCTATCAGGCAGATATTGGCCAGCACTACTGGGGTGCCTTGTACGATGAATCGCGTCGCCGGAAAATTCTGGCCCAGCCCACCAAAGAGGTGCTGGAAAAAGCGGTGAAACATGGTGAATGGAACGAATACACCATTCGCTGCGAAGGGAAGCGGGTTCAATTATTCCTGAATGGCATCCCCACAGTGGACTATACCGAAAAGGAACCTGATATTGATGATTCAGGCGTGATTGCCCTGCAGGTCCACGGTGGGGCAAAAGTGCAGGTTTGGTATAAAAATATCCGCCTGAGCGAACTGAAATAA
- a CDS encoding transposase yields the protein MRLWLFVDHEHVPPTNNDAERVQRRAVLWRRRSFGSQSARGCRFAERILTVCETLKLQGRNVLDYLEEAINAHRKGKPAPKLATT from the coding sequence GTGCGTTTATGGCTGTTTGTCGACCATGAGCACGTTCCGCCAACGAATAATGATGCGGAGCGTGTACAACGTCGAGCGGTGTTGTGGCGTCGACGCAGCTTTGGTTCTCAAAGTGCTCGTGGCTGTCGGTTCGCAGAGCGAATCCTGACGGTATGTGAAACATTGAAACTACAGGGAAGAAACGTATTGGATTATCTGGAAGAAGCGATCAACGCACACCGGAAAGGCAAACCTGCACCGAAACTTGCAACAACATAA
- a CDS encoding DUF5063 domain-containing protein, giving the protein MDAVKLFADEAERFAHWAETGTDTGGASARNALLRLTTLYLRALELPLQWHGDDLCVDPLRVKDEEWMSVFKNASRLPLDFYGVVFDSTKVPPEEPVIGSLSDDIADIFRDVVLGLRLYNVGRVDAAVWVWVSSMTTHWGRHATSAVRALHNWLADNEPWAFSTQA; this is encoded by the coding sequence TTGGACGCTGTCAAGCTTTTCGCAGACGAAGCCGAACGATTTGCCCACTGGGCCGAAACCGGGACCGACACGGGCGGGGCAAGTGCACGCAATGCACTTTTGCGGCTCACTACGCTTTATTTACGGGCACTGGAGTTGCCCTTGCAATGGCACGGCGATGATCTCTGTGTCGATCCACTGCGAGTGAAAGATGAGGAATGGATGTCCGTGTTCAAGAATGCGAGTCGTTTGCCTCTCGACTTCTACGGTGTCGTGTTTGACTCGACGAAGGTTCCGCCCGAAGAGCCAGTAATTGGCAGCTTGTCAGATGACATTGCCGACATCTTTCGTGATGTTGTTCTCGGGTTGCGGTTGTACAATGTCGGTCGCGTTGATGCGGCGGTATGGGTATGGGTGTCTTCCATGACAACTCACTGGGGCCGGCATGCGACCAGTGCGGTGCGGGCCCTCCACAACTGGCTCGCAGACAACGAGCCTTGGGCATTCTCGACCCAGGCATAA
- the dapA gene encoding 4-hydroxy-tetrahydrodipicolinate synthase has product MQVRGIVPPIVTPMLANEEIDFPRLRQVIDRQIEAGVSAIFVLGTTGECYALDLEEKRQVIIAARDHIAGRVPLFAGTGAETTREAITITHMAAAEGVAGISVITPYFVMPTQAELVGHYRRIADATSLPVILYSNPATCGGLKISPETVAKLSEVPNIVAIKDSSGDLQNLIETVRLVPPDFAVLQGRDTLIAPALMFGAKGAVPASANIVPHWCVAIFQHVQAGRFEDAKAVQAKLSPVRLALMLGTAPGVVKEAMRIIGWDVGPSRSPIAPLTGNTLAQLRSILDDAGLIP; this is encoded by the coding sequence ATGCAAGTTCGTGGTATTGTTCCCCCCATTGTTACGCCAATGCTGGCGAATGAAGAGATCGACTTCCCACGATTACGGCAAGTGATTGACCGCCAGATCGAAGCGGGGGTATCGGCGATTTTCGTATTGGGCACCACCGGCGAGTGCTACGCACTCGATCTGGAAGAGAAACGCCAGGTAATTATCGCCGCACGCGACCACATTGCGGGTCGGGTGCCACTGTTTGCCGGCACGGGTGCGGAAACCACACGCGAAGCGATCACCATCACCCACATGGCTGCAGCAGAGGGCGTGGCAGGCATTTCGGTGATCACGCCCTATTTTGTGATGCCCACCCAGGCAGAACTGGTAGGCCACTACCGCAGGATTGCAGACGCAACTTCTTTGCCAGTAATCCTTTACAGCAATCCTGCCACGTGTGGCGGGCTGAAAATCTCGCCGGAAACGGTTGCAAAACTGTCCGAAGTTCCCAACATTGTGGCGATCAAGGATTCCAGCGGCGACTTGCAAAACCTCATCGAAACGGTTCGTCTGGTACCACCGGATTTTGCGGTGCTGCAAGGCCGAGACACCCTGATCGCACCCGCACTGATGTTTGGGGCGAAGGGTGCCGTACCTGCATCGGCCAATATTGTGCCCCACTGGTGCGTGGCAATTTTCCAGCATGTGCAGGCGGGGCGATTTGAGGATGCGAAAGCAGTCCAGGCCAAACTGAGCCCGGTACGGCTGGCTTTGATGCTGGGCACCGCACCCGGGGTGGTGAAAGAAGCGATGAGAATCATCGGCTGGGATGTCGGCCCTTCCCGCTCACCCATCGCCCCACTGACAGGGAATACACTGGCACAACTCCGATCGATTCTGGATGATGCGGGCCTGATCCCATAG
- a CDS encoding contact-dependent growth inhibition system immunity protein codes for MEGVAWHGQTLDELEGVVWDEPDHPWRNRVREARQKPLQAFSVEDLRFMLGQQISLPVLIPMALDVLELVDAFAGGDFHHGTLLFNALTVDKRFWQQYPRLWHRMKVVLVDLHTFREYIEQELLPAARAFEVVGPASPQDTEAGAEANRDA; via the coding sequence GTGGAAGGAGTAGCCTGGCACGGACAGACTCTGGACGAGCTGGAGGGGGTTGTCTGGGATGAGCCAGACCACCCTTGGCGTAATCGAGTACGCGAGGCCCGCCAGAAGCCTCTCCAGGCGTTCTCCGTAGAGGATCTGCGGTTCATGCTCGGCCAGCAGATCAGCCTGCCGGTATTAATACCGATGGCCCTTGACGTGCTGGAGCTGGTGGACGCGTTCGCTGGTGGCGACTTCCACCACGGCACATTGCTGTTCAACGCCCTCACGGTGGACAAGCGGTTCTGGCAGCAATACCCTCGGCTCTGGCATCGAATGAAGGTGGTTCTGGTAGATCTGCACACGTTCCGTGAGTACATCGAGCAGGAATTGCTCCCAGCAGCGAGGGCGTTTGAGGTCGTCGGGCCAGCCTCCCCCCAAGATACAGAAGCAGGCGCTGAAGCAAACAGAGATGCATGA
- the panB gene encoding 3-methyl-2-oxobutanoate hydroxymethyltransferase produces MAKVITVPDFRNARMLGNKLTVLTAYDYTIARLFDGAGVDALLVGDSLGMVIQGNSNALSVTLEEMIYHTRCVVKGSYRALVISDLPFMTYQLSPMQALENAGRLIKESGATAVKLEGGVRSAPAIEACVMADIPVMAHIGMTPQSVHRFGGFKVQRDAERIIEDALAVEQAGAFAVVLECIPAEVAKTITDQLKIPTIGIGAGKYCTGQVLVGQDLLGLYSDIRPKFVKEYINAGTLIKQAVETYVNEVKTGDFPGEQHSFH; encoded by the coding sequence GTGGCAAAAGTGATCACGGTACCTGATTTTCGAAATGCTCGCATGCTGGGGAATAAATTAACGGTCCTAACCGCCTACGACTACACAATCGCACGCCTGTTTGACGGTGCTGGAGTCGATGCACTGCTAGTGGGTGATTCGCTGGGTATGGTTATCCAGGGAAATTCCAATGCGTTGTCGGTAACATTGGAAGAGATGATCTACCACACGCGGTGCGTTGTGAAAGGGAGCTATCGGGCACTGGTTATCAGCGACCTGCCATTCATGACCTACCAGTTATCGCCCATGCAGGCACTAGAGAATGCAGGTAGATTGATCAAAGAAAGTGGTGCTACCGCCGTTAAGTTGGAAGGTGGTGTCCGCAGCGCTCCCGCCATTGAAGCCTGTGTAATGGCCGATATTCCGGTGATGGCCCATATTGGCATGACCCCACAATCGGTGCATCGTTTTGGTGGCTTCAAGGTGCAACGGGACGCAGAGCGAATTATCGAGGACGCACTAGCGGTCGAACAGGCAGGCGCTTTCGCCGTGGTGCTGGAATGTATTCCCGCAGAAGTGGCAAAAACAATCACCGATCAATTAAAAATCCCCACCATCGGCATTGGTGCAGGCAAATACTGTACCGGCCAGGTGTTGGTGGGGCAGGATTTGCTGGGCTTATATTCCGACATCCGCCCCAAGTTTGTGAAAGAATACATCAACGCAGGCACACTGATTAAACAAGCCGTGGAAACGTATGTGAACGAAGTGAAAACAGGCGACTTCCCAGGCGAGCAGCATTCATTTCATTGA
- a CDS encoding AI-2E family transporter, with the protein MTTTNSNLASVARWIVILAGAWYLLQELAVVLKPLFLAVLCAYVILPAYFHIRTRLPKNFSLVFVVTITVLTVYLFAALIQSIISTLREELPTMIMQLRQITEQFATFVESKSPKMGRNIRDLIHLEQKGGESANVRLKELATLVADIILNALIVGLYLVFILIEAGKFPTRVAGAFSIDYSDKIMDTLRGINQGIANFLTAKVKSSFLLALPVAILFSAVGVRSALVWAALTFFCNFVPYVGSLVGFGIPGLFAFLQLGATWEAFGVVIILLAVHIASASFLEPRIIGKAVGVSPLVILLALSFWGTCWGLAGMLLAVPFTVILKIIFQHVEGTQPIAKIMSDQ; encoded by the coding sequence ATGACAACCACGAATTCCAATTTAGCTTCGGTTGCGCGCTGGATTGTGATCCTCGCAGGTGCCTGGTATCTGTTGCAGGAACTGGCGGTGGTGCTGAAGCCGCTGTTTCTGGCAGTACTCTGTGCATATGTGATCCTGCCTGCGTATTTTCATATCCGCACCCGCCTGCCGAAAAACTTTTCTCTGGTGTTCGTGGTGACAATCACAGTGCTCACGGTGTATCTGTTTGCTGCACTGATCCAGTCGATTATTTCCACCCTGCGTGAAGAACTGCCCACGATGATCATGCAGTTACGACAGATTACCGAACAGTTCGCCACGTTTGTCGAATCGAAGTCGCCCAAGATGGGACGGAATATCCGAGATCTGATTCATCTGGAACAGAAAGGCGGCGAAAGTGCCAATGTTCGATTGAAAGAACTGGCCACACTGGTCGCGGATATTATTCTGAACGCCTTGATTGTGGGCCTGTATCTGGTGTTTATTCTGATTGAAGCAGGAAAGTTCCCCACTCGCGTAGCTGGGGCATTTTCCATCGATTATTCAGACAAAATCATGGATACACTTCGTGGCATCAATCAGGGAATTGCCAATTTTCTGACGGCCAAAGTAAAATCCAGTTTTCTGCTGGCATTACCAGTCGCCATCCTGTTTTCAGCAGTGGGAGTGCGATCTGCACTGGTCTGGGCCGCACTGACCTTTTTCTGCAATTTTGTGCCCTATGTTGGTTCGCTGGTCGGATTTGGAATCCCAGGCCTGTTTGCATTTTTGCAACTGGGTGCCACCTGGGAAGCGTTCGGAGTGGTGATCATCCTGCTTGCAGTACATATTGCCTCGGCCTCATTCCTGGAGCCACGCATCATTGGTAAGGCAGTGGGGGTCAGCCCACTGGTGATTCTGTTGGCCCTGTCTTTCTGGGGCACCTGCTGGGGTCTGGCGGGAATGCTGCTGGCAGTGCCGTTTACAGTCATTCTGAAAATCATCTTTCAGCATGTCGAAGGCACCCAGCCAATTGCAAAGATCATGTCCGATCAATAG